The following are encoded in a window of Kogia breviceps isolate mKogBre1 chromosome 10, mKogBre1 haplotype 1, whole genome shotgun sequence genomic DNA:
- the SRF gene encoding serum response factor isoform X2, with protein sequence MLPSQAGAAAALGRGSALGGSLNRTPTGRPGGGGGGGTRGANGGRVPGNGAGLGPGRLEREAAAAATTTPAPTAGALYSGSEGDSESGEEEELGAERRGLKRSLSEMELGVVVGGPEAAAAATGGYGPVSGAVSGAKPGKKTRGRVKIKMEFIDNKLRRYTTFSKRKTGIMKKAYELSTLTGTQVLLLVASETGHVYTFATRKLQPMITSETGKALIQTCLNSPDSPPRSDPTTDQRMSATGFEETDLTYQVSESDSSGETKDTLKPAFTVTNLPGTTSTIQTAPSTSTTMQVSSGPSFPITNYLAPVSASVSPSAVSSANGTVLKSTGSGPVSSGGLMQLPTSFTLMPGGAVAQQVPVQAIQVHQAPQQASPSRDSSTDLTQTSSSGTVTLPATIMTSSVPTTVGGHMMYPSPHAVMYAPTSGLADGSLTVLNAFSQAPSTMQVSHSQVQEQGGVPQVFLTAPSGTVQIPVSAVQLHQMAVIGQQAGSSSNLTELQVVNLDAAHSTKSD encoded by the exons ATGTTACCGAGCCAAGCTGGGGCCGCGGCGGCGCTGGGCCGGGGCTCGGCCCTGGGGGGCAGCCTGAACCGGACCCCGACGGGGCGGCCAGGCGGTGGAGGCGGCGGCGGGACTCGAGGGGCTAACGGGGGCCGGGTCCCCGGGAACGGCGCGGGGCTCGGCCCGGGCCGCCTTGAGCGggaggctgcagcagcagcgaCAACCACCCCGGCGCCCACCGCGGGGGCCCTCTACAGCGGCAGCGAGGGTGACTCGGAGTCGggcgaggaggaggagctgggcgcGGAGCGGCGCGGCCTGAAGCGGAGCCTGAGCGAGATGGAGCTCGGCGTGGTGGTCGGTGGGcccgaggcggcggcggcggccacaGGGGGCTACGGGCCGGTGAGCGGCGCAGTGAGCGGGGCCAAGCCGGGTAAGAAGACTCGGGGCCGCGTGAAGATCAAGATGGAGTTCATCGACAACAAGCTGCGGCGCTACACGACCTTCAGCAAGAGGAAGACGGGCATCATGAAGAAG GCCTATGAGCTGTCCACGCTGACAGGGACACAGGTGCTGTTGCTGGTGGCCAGTGAGACAGGCCATGTGTATACCTTTGCCACCCGCAAACTGCAGCCCATGATCACCAGTGAGACTGGCAAGGCACTGATTCAGACCTGCCTCAACTCGCCAGACTCTCCACCCCGCTCAGACCCCACCACAGACCAGAGAATGAGTGCCACGGGCTTTGAAGAAACAGATCTCACCTACCAGGTGTCGGAGTCCGACAGCAGTGGGGAGACCAAG GATACACTGAAACCGGCCTTTACTGTCACCAACCTGCCGGGTACCACCTCCACCATCCAGACAGCACCCAGCACCTCTACCACCATGCAAGTCAGCAGCGGCCCCTCCTTTCCCATCACCAACTACCTGGCACCAGTGTCTGCTAGCGTCAGCCCCAGTGCTGTCAGCAGTGCCAACGGGACTGTGCTGAAGAGTACAGGCAGTGGCCCTGTTTCCTCTGGGGGCCTCATGCAGCTGCCTACCAGCTTCACCCTGATGCCTG GTGGGGCAGTGGCCCAGCAGGTCCCAGTGCAGGCCATTCAGGTGCACCAGGCCCCACAGCAAGCGTCTCCCTCTCGCGACAGCAGCACAGACCTCACGCAGACCTCCTCCAGCGGGACAG TGACGTTGCCCGCCACCATCATGACGTCATCCGTGCCCACAACTGTGGGAGGCCACATGATGTACCCCAGCCCCCATGCAGTGATGTATGCACCCACCTCGGGCCTGGCTGATGGCAGCCTCACCGTGCTCAATGCCTTCTCCCAGGCACCATCCACCATGCAGGTGTCCCACAGCCAGGTCCAGGAGCAAG GTGGCGTCCCCCAGGTGTTCCTGACAGCGCCATCTGGGACAGTGCAGATCCCTGTTTCTGCAGTTCAGCTTCACCAG ATGGCTGTGATAGGGCAGCAGGCCGGGAGCAGCAGCAACCTTACCGAATTACAGGTGGTGAACCTGGATGCCGCCCACAGCACCAAGAGTGACTGA
- the SRF gene encoding serum response factor isoform X1, giving the protein MLPSQAGAAAALGRGSALGGSLNRTPTGRPGGGGGGGTRGANGGRVPGNGAGLGPGRLEREAAAAATTTPAPTAGALYSGSEGDSESGEEEELGAERRGLKRSLSEMELGVVVGGPEAAAAATGGYGPVSGAVSGAKPGKKTRGRVKIKMEFIDNKLRRYTTFSKRKTGIMKKKPRLLPVGCGTLLGVRMLPMGPSLKAYELSTLTGTQVLLLVASETGHVYTFATRKLQPMITSETGKALIQTCLNSPDSPPRSDPTTDQRMSATGFEETDLTYQVSESDSSGETKDTLKPAFTVTNLPGTTSTIQTAPSTSTTMQVSSGPSFPITNYLAPVSASVSPSAVSSANGTVLKSTGSGPVSSGGLMQLPTSFTLMPGGAVAQQVPVQAIQVHQAPQQASPSRDSSTDLTQTSSSGTVTLPATIMTSSVPTTVGGHMMYPSPHAVMYAPTSGLADGSLTVLNAFSQAPSTMQVSHSQVQEQGGVPQVFLTAPSGTVQIPVSAVQLHQMAVIGQQAGSSSNLTELQVVNLDAAHSTKSD; this is encoded by the exons ATGTTACCGAGCCAAGCTGGGGCCGCGGCGGCGCTGGGCCGGGGCTCGGCCCTGGGGGGCAGCCTGAACCGGACCCCGACGGGGCGGCCAGGCGGTGGAGGCGGCGGCGGGACTCGAGGGGCTAACGGGGGCCGGGTCCCCGGGAACGGCGCGGGGCTCGGCCCGGGCCGCCTTGAGCGggaggctgcagcagcagcgaCAACCACCCCGGCGCCCACCGCGGGGGCCCTCTACAGCGGCAGCGAGGGTGACTCGGAGTCGggcgaggaggaggagctgggcgcGGAGCGGCGCGGCCTGAAGCGGAGCCTGAGCGAGATGGAGCTCGGCGTGGTGGTCGGTGGGcccgaggcggcggcggcggccacaGGGGGCTACGGGCCGGTGAGCGGCGCAGTGAGCGGGGCCAAGCCGGGTAAGAAGACTCGGGGCCGCGTGAAGATCAAGATGGAGTTCATCGACAACAAGCTGCGGCGCTACACGACCTTCAGCAAGAGGAAGACGGGCATCATGAAGAAG AAACCAAGGCTGCTTCCAGTGGGTTGTGGAACTTTGTTGGGAGTGAGGATGCTACCTATGGGGCCATCCTTGAAG GCCTATGAGCTGTCCACGCTGACAGGGACACAGGTGCTGTTGCTGGTGGCCAGTGAGACAGGCCATGTGTATACCTTTGCCACCCGCAAACTGCAGCCCATGATCACCAGTGAGACTGGCAAGGCACTGATTCAGACCTGCCTCAACTCGCCAGACTCTCCACCCCGCTCAGACCCCACCACAGACCAGAGAATGAGTGCCACGGGCTTTGAAGAAACAGATCTCACCTACCAGGTGTCGGAGTCCGACAGCAGTGGGGAGACCAAG GATACACTGAAACCGGCCTTTACTGTCACCAACCTGCCGGGTACCACCTCCACCATCCAGACAGCACCCAGCACCTCTACCACCATGCAAGTCAGCAGCGGCCCCTCCTTTCCCATCACCAACTACCTGGCACCAGTGTCTGCTAGCGTCAGCCCCAGTGCTGTCAGCAGTGCCAACGGGACTGTGCTGAAGAGTACAGGCAGTGGCCCTGTTTCCTCTGGGGGCCTCATGCAGCTGCCTACCAGCTTCACCCTGATGCCTG GTGGGGCAGTGGCCCAGCAGGTCCCAGTGCAGGCCATTCAGGTGCACCAGGCCCCACAGCAAGCGTCTCCCTCTCGCGACAGCAGCACAGACCTCACGCAGACCTCCTCCAGCGGGACAG TGACGTTGCCCGCCACCATCATGACGTCATCCGTGCCCACAACTGTGGGAGGCCACATGATGTACCCCAGCCCCCATGCAGTGATGTATGCACCCACCTCGGGCCTGGCTGATGGCAGCCTCACCGTGCTCAATGCCTTCTCCCAGGCACCATCCACCATGCAGGTGTCCCACAGCCAGGTCCAGGAGCAAG GTGGCGTCCCCCAGGTGTTCCTGACAGCGCCATCTGGGACAGTGCAGATCCCTGTTTCTGCAGTTCAGCTTCACCAG ATGGCTGTGATAGGGCAGCAGGCCGGGAGCAGCAGCAACCTTACCGAATTACAGGTGGTGAACCTGGATGCCGCCCACAGCACCAAGAGTGACTGA
- the SRF gene encoding serum response factor isoform X3: MLPSQAGAAAALGRGSALGGSLNRTPTGRPGGGGGGGTRGANGGRVPGNGAGLGPGRLEREAAAAATTTPAPTAGALYSGSEGDSESGEEEELGAERRGLKRSLSEMELGVVVGGPEAAAAATGGYGPVSGAVSGAKPGKKTRGRVKIKMEFIDNKLRRYTTFSKRKTGIMKKKPRLLPVGCGTLLGVRMLPMGPSLKAYELSTLTGTQVLLLVASETGHVYTFATRKLQPMITSETGKALIQTCLNSPDSPPRSDPTTDQRMSATGFEETDLTYQVSESDSSGETKDTLKPAFTVTNLPGTTSTIQTAPSTSTTMQVSSGPSFPITNYLAPVSASVSPSAVSSANGTVLKSTGSGPVSSGGLMQLPTSFTLMPVTLPATIMTSSVPTTVGGHMMYPSPHAVMYAPTSGLADGSLTVLNAFSQAPSTMQVSHSQVQEQGGVPQVFLTAPSGTVQIPVSAVQLHQMAVIGQQAGSSSNLTELQVVNLDAAHSTKSD, translated from the exons ATGTTACCGAGCCAAGCTGGGGCCGCGGCGGCGCTGGGCCGGGGCTCGGCCCTGGGGGGCAGCCTGAACCGGACCCCGACGGGGCGGCCAGGCGGTGGAGGCGGCGGCGGGACTCGAGGGGCTAACGGGGGCCGGGTCCCCGGGAACGGCGCGGGGCTCGGCCCGGGCCGCCTTGAGCGggaggctgcagcagcagcgaCAACCACCCCGGCGCCCACCGCGGGGGCCCTCTACAGCGGCAGCGAGGGTGACTCGGAGTCGggcgaggaggaggagctgggcgcGGAGCGGCGCGGCCTGAAGCGGAGCCTGAGCGAGATGGAGCTCGGCGTGGTGGTCGGTGGGcccgaggcggcggcggcggccacaGGGGGCTACGGGCCGGTGAGCGGCGCAGTGAGCGGGGCCAAGCCGGGTAAGAAGACTCGGGGCCGCGTGAAGATCAAGATGGAGTTCATCGACAACAAGCTGCGGCGCTACACGACCTTCAGCAAGAGGAAGACGGGCATCATGAAGAAG AAACCAAGGCTGCTTCCAGTGGGTTGTGGAACTTTGTTGGGAGTGAGGATGCTACCTATGGGGCCATCCTTGAAG GCCTATGAGCTGTCCACGCTGACAGGGACACAGGTGCTGTTGCTGGTGGCCAGTGAGACAGGCCATGTGTATACCTTTGCCACCCGCAAACTGCAGCCCATGATCACCAGTGAGACTGGCAAGGCACTGATTCAGACCTGCCTCAACTCGCCAGACTCTCCACCCCGCTCAGACCCCACCACAGACCAGAGAATGAGTGCCACGGGCTTTGAAGAAACAGATCTCACCTACCAGGTGTCGGAGTCCGACAGCAGTGGGGAGACCAAG GATACACTGAAACCGGCCTTTACTGTCACCAACCTGCCGGGTACCACCTCCACCATCCAGACAGCACCCAGCACCTCTACCACCATGCAAGTCAGCAGCGGCCCCTCCTTTCCCATCACCAACTACCTGGCACCAGTGTCTGCTAGCGTCAGCCCCAGTGCTGTCAGCAGTGCCAACGGGACTGTGCTGAAGAGTACAGGCAGTGGCCCTGTTTCCTCTGGGGGCCTCATGCAGCTGCCTACCAGCTTCACCCTGATGCCTG TGACGTTGCCCGCCACCATCATGACGTCATCCGTGCCCACAACTGTGGGAGGCCACATGATGTACCCCAGCCCCCATGCAGTGATGTATGCACCCACCTCGGGCCTGGCTGATGGCAGCCTCACCGTGCTCAATGCCTTCTCCCAGGCACCATCCACCATGCAGGTGTCCCACAGCCAGGTCCAGGAGCAAG GTGGCGTCCCCCAGGTGTTCCTGACAGCGCCATCTGGGACAGTGCAGATCCCTGTTTCTGCAGTTCAGCTTCACCAG ATGGCTGTGATAGGGCAGCAGGCCGGGAGCAGCAGCAACCTTACCGAATTACAGGTGGTGAACCTGGATGCCGCCCACAGCACCAAGAGTGACTGA